The Meiothermus sp. CFH 77666 nucleotide sequence CGAACTCGGTGCCTCTGAGGCCACTATTCGACGCGATCTCAAGGTACTTTCGGAACGTGGAGAGCTTCAGCGGGAGCACGGGGGGGCCATTCTTCCAGAGCAAGAGCCGCCATATTCAATCAAGATTGGACAGAATCAAGCAATAAAAGAGGCTATTGCCCGGAGAGCGCTCTCATATGTGGAAGAGGGGATGACCATCATCTTGGACTCTGGCACCACCACACTCGCCCTGGCCCGACTACTTTCCGGTATGCGGTTGCGGGTATTTGCTCTGGATCTGGGTGTAGCTCAGGCCCTTGCCCAGGGCCATACCGAGGTATGGATACCCGGAGGACTCGTTCGCAACGGTTTTTACAGCCTGACCAGTCAGTGGGCTTTGGATGGCCTGGCCCAGATAAGGGCCGACCTGTTTTTTTTAGGGGCCGACGCCTTTGATCTCTCCGAGGTCACCAACCATACCCTGGAAGAAGCCTTCGTGAAACAGAAAGCGCTTGCTGTGGCCAGACGAACCCTTCTGCTGGCCGATGCCAGCAAGTTTGGGCATCGAGCAGTGGCTCGAGTGACCCCTCTTAGCGCCCTATACCGGATTGTGACCAATCTCGACCACCCTGCGCTAGCCCAGGTGATTCCTGTGGAGGTCGTCCATGCATAAGTTCAAGGAGCTTTTCGGTCACAAACCCATTATTGCCATGGTGCATCTAGAAGCACTCCCTGGCACCCCGCTTTACCAGGGCAGCATGGAGGCCATTGTGGAGAGGGCACGGCGCGACCTCCAGATTTTGCAGGAAGCCGGGGTCAGTGCCGTAATGTTTGGCAACGAAAACGACCGACCCTACGAGCTTTCGGTCAATCCAGCCTCGGTAGCTGCCATGGCCTACGTGGTTGGTCGCTTGCGGGAAGAAATCCGCGTGCCATTTGGGGTCAATGTGCTTTGGGATCCTATGGCCAGCATGGCCCTGGCTGCTGCGACCGGAGCGGGTTTCGTGCGCGAGGTGTTCACCGGTCTGTATGGTTCGGACATGGGGCTCTGGGCTGGGAGAGCGGCAGAGGCCCTGCGTTACCGGCGACTCTTGGGCAGGGATGACCTGTTTTTGCTCTACAACGTGAGTGCAGAGTTTGCCTCGCCACTGGACAGCCGTAGCCTGGTAGAGCGGGCCCGCAGCGCAGTCTTTTCCAGCCTGGCTGATGCTGTTCTGGTTTCCGGACCAATGACCGGGGAAGGCGCCCGCCTCGAGCATCTCCGCGAGGTCAAGGCAGCCTTGCCGACGATACCGGTACTGGCCAATACCGGTGTGCGGCACGAGACCGTTGCGGATGTCCTCGAGGTGGCCGATGGCGCCATCGTGGGTACAGCCCTGAAGCGCGAGGGCCATACCTGGAACGAGGTAGACCCTGAGCGGGTTCAACAGTTCATGGCCATTGTCCGAAGGGCCAGGGGTTCTTAATGGTTATCGGTCTGGACATCGGCACCAGCTCGGTCAAGGGTGTGCTACTGGACGAGGCTGCGCGGGTCAGGGCCCAGGCTGAACATCCCCACAGCCTTCGGAATCCGGCCGCCGGTTGGGCTGAGGAGGACCCTGAAGACTGGTGGGCAGGTACCCTTAAGGTATTGCAGCGCTTGCGCGAGGCGGCAGATTCAGCTCCTATTCATGCGCTGGGAGTGTCTGGAATGGTGCCGGCACTGGTGTTGCATGGGCCGGAGGGCCAGGTGCTCAGACCCTCTATCCAGCAAAACGACGCCAGAGCAGTAGGGGAGATTGCCCATTTACGGGAGTTTTTTGGTGATGAGGCTCTTTTTGCCCGAACCGGGGCTACCTGGAACCAGCAGGTGGTGGCTCCTAAGCTGCTGTGGCTAAAACGTTACGAACCGGAGGTATGGGCCCATCTGGATTGGTTGAGTGGCTCGTATGAGCACATCGTCTACCGGCTTTGCGGCGCTCGCTACACTGAGGCCAACTGGGCGCTGGAATCCGGGCTATGGAACCCGCACCAGCAGGTGTGGCTCGAGGAAGTTCTGGACTACCTGGAGCTACCACCCAGGGTGCTGGCCCCGGTGCGTTTTCCGCAGGAGGTGGTGGGCCACCTCAAGGCTGAGGTGGCAGCGCAAACCGGACTGCCCGAAGGTCTGCCCATCATTGCCGGAAGCGCCGATCATATTGCAGCGGCGCTGGCGGCTGGCCTGCAACAGGAGGGGGAGGCGGTCATCAAGCTGGGCAGCGCCGGCGATTTCTTATATGTAAGCCCGACCTTTACTCCGTTGCGTGAACTCTACATTGACTACCATGACCTTCCGGGCCTTTTCGTACTGAACGGTTGTATGGCAAGCTCAGGCACCCTCTTAGAGTGGTTCCGTCGCAACTTCCGTCCGGGTGCAAGCTTTGCCACACTTGACGCTGAGGCGGCCCGGGTACCGGCGGGGGCCGAAGGGCTGGTGGTATTACCATATTTTCTTGGGGAGAAAACGCCTTTCAGCGACCCGCTGGCGCGTGGCAGCGTCCTGGGGTTGACCCTCCAGCACACCCCGTCCCACCTGTACCGTGCTTTGCTGGAGGCTGTAGCGTACGCTTTCCGGCACCACGTAGAAGTGTTGGAGTCCTACGGCCATCGGGTACGCCGCTACCTGGTTATGGATGGGGGTGCAAGGAGCCCGTTGTGGCGCAGCATCCTGGCTAGTGTCTTAGGGCAGGAGGTGCATTATCTGGCCCAGAGCGCACAAGGTAGCGCCTATGGGGTGGGCTTTTTGGCTGGCATGGCCCTGGGTCAATGGAAACCGGAAGCCCTGCCGCTCGAGGTTGCCGGCAGCACTTCACCCGAGGAGGAGTGGAGAGAGGTCTACCACACCGCCTATGGGCTTTACCGTGAGGCCTATCCAAGTTTACAGCGCTGGTTTGCAAAGCTCGGAGGAATCAATGCCTAACGCCCTTGTGACCGGTTCAGGAAGTGGGATTGGCCAGGCTATTGCGGCCCGGCTGGTAAAGGATGGATTCCGCGTCTGGGTCAGTGACCTGGACCCACTGCGAGCTGAAGAGGTGGGCAGGGCTTTGGGGATGCCCCACCTGGCCTTGGATGTGACCAACCGAAAGGCCCTCGAGGAGGCTGCCGAGCAGGTTTTTGTCAACGATGGACGGCTCGATGTGCTGGTGGCCAATGCCGGGGTCTCCACCATGAACCCCTTTTTGAAGCTGAGCGAGGAGGAGTGGGATTTCAATTTCACCGTTAATACCAAAGGCACCTTTCTGACCTTGCAGACCTTCGCTCGTAGGATGGCCCAGCAGCCTCTGATGACGGGGCGGGAACTGCGTGGAAAGCTGATCGCTACGGCCTCGATGGCTGCACGACAGGCGGCGCCTTTGCTGGCCCACTACTCGGCCAGTAAGTTCGCTGTGCTGGGTTTGGTGCAGGCCGCGGCCAAGGAACTTGCGCCGCTTCGCTTGACGGTCAATGCGGTCAACCCTGGTTTTGTGCAGACCAGCATGCAGGAGCGGGAGGTGGCCTGGGAGGCCCGCCTGCGGGGGATGAGCGCTGAGGCGGTACTGGAAGACTATGTGCGCCAGACACCACTGGGTCGTCTGCAACGGCCTGAGGATGTGGCGGCTGCTATTGCCTTTCTGGCCGGCCCCGATGCCGACTTCATCACCGGCGAAGCCCTGGAGGTCAATGGTGGGGCCTGGATCTTCTAACCGCCTGCTGGCCCAGCTTGCACATCTAGGTTTGTGGCTGTTCAGCCTAACTTTTCTTTTGCCGCTAGGCTGGTTGCTTCTGCGGTCGCTTTCCCCGGAAGGCCAGCCTTTTAGCCTTGGCGGCCTCACTCTGGACAACTTTGTTCGGCTGATTCAAGGACCGTTTGGCCTTGGTCTGCGTAACAGCTTGTGGGTAGGTGCTTGGGTGGTAGCCCTGGGGCTGCCCCTGGCCGCACTTCTGGGTTACGCCCTGGCCCGCTACCAGCTGGGGGGGCATACCTTGCGCTTCGGGGTGCTGGCCACCCAGATGCTTCCTCCCATCGTGCTGGCCCTCCCACTTTTTGCAATCTTTCGAGCTTTGGGTTGGAGCGGCAGCCTGTGGGGGCTGGTCATTGCTTACCTGGCCTTTGCGCTACCCTTTATGACCTGGCTCCTGATGGGCTTTTTCCGAACTTTTCCCCGTGAGCTGGAGGAGGCGGCGCGGGTGGATGGGGCCGGCTCTCTTTACATCTTCGCCCGCATCGTACTGCCCCTCTCGATACCGGGCCTGTTTGCTGCCGGGGTGATGGGCTTTTTACTTTCCTGGAACGAGTTTCTGTTTGCCCTTCTACTAAGCGGAAGAGAGTCTCAAACCGTTCCGGTGGTACTCTCCACCTTTATCACCCAGCGCGGGGTGCTGTTTGCCCAGGTGGCTGCCGGGGTGGTGCTGGCAGTACTCCCGGTGGCCCTGCTGGCACGGGTCATAGACCGTTATCTGGTGGAAGGTTTAACCATGGGAGCAGTGAAGTGAAGGAGGTCAAGATGAAGTGGTTGGCGGTTTTTGGTGTGCTGCTGGGCCTGGCCTTGGCGCAGGGGGTAACCCTGCAGGCTTTGATGGAGGATGTCCCCGAGACCCAGATTATCGAGAAGCTCCTCCCCGATTTTGAGCAAAAGACCGGTATCAAGGTGGTCTTCGAGAAGGTGCAGTACGGGGCCATGCACGACAAGCTGGTATCCCAGCTTCTGGCCCCGCAAAGCAGCTACGATTTCCTACAGGTGGATTTCCTTTGGGCGGGGGAGTTTCCTGCGGCTGGTTGGCTGGAGCCGCTCGAGCCCTACGTGCGAAAGAGCAATTTCGACCTCTCGGCATACTACCCCTCCATGCTCGATCTGGTGGGCTATTACCAGAAAACGCTGTACATGATTCCCATGTACAACTACGCCATGGGCCTTATTTACCGCAAGGATCTGCTAGCCCGCAAGGACTTGCAAGACAAGTTCAGAGCTCAGTTCAAAGCCCCTTTAGTACTACCCAAAACCCTCGAGGCCTACCTCCAGGTGGCTGGTTTTATGCATAAGAATGCGGGGGTTTCAGGTGCAGCCATGCAGGGCCAGCGAGGGGATCCTAACTTCATGGAATTTTCGAACTATCTCTTCGCAGCGGGTGGACGTTACCTGGATGACCAAAACCGCGTCACCCTCAATAGCGCGGCCGGCCAGAAGGCCCTGCAGACCTACACCCAGATGATTCGAAACTTCGCCCCCAGGGGAGCCCTTAACTTCAACCTCGACGACACCTTCCGGGTGATGTGCCAGGGTCAGGCCTTTAGCATGGTCACCTACTGGTGGATGCTGCCGCAGCTCGATAACGCGCAGCAATGCCCGAAGGTGGCTGGTAAGGTGGCGCTGGCCCCCATGCCGGGGGGTAAGGGCGTCAACGGGGGTTGGGGCTGGGCCATCCCCAAGAACTCGGCGCAGAAAGACGCTGCCTGGCAGTTCATCGCCTGGGTAGAGTCGCCGGAGATTGTGCTCAAGCGTGCACTGGCCGGACATGCGCCAACCCGCAAGGATGTTTTTCAGAATGCTGAGGTGTTGCGTAAGTATCCCTATTACAGGGAGGCGCAGGCGATTATCGCCGGTGCTCAGAA carries:
- a CDS encoding FGGY family carbohydrate kinase, giving the protein MVIGLDIGTSSVKGVLLDEAARVRAQAEHPHSLRNPAAGWAEEDPEDWWAGTLKVLQRLREAADSAPIHALGVSGMVPALVLHGPEGQVLRPSIQQNDARAVGEIAHLREFFGDEALFARTGATWNQQVVAPKLLWLKRYEPEVWAHLDWLSGSYEHIVYRLCGARYTEANWALESGLWNPHQQVWLEEVLDYLELPPRVLAPVRFPQEVVGHLKAEVAAQTGLPEGLPIIAGSADHIAAALAAGLQQEGEAVIKLGSAGDFLYVSPTFTPLRELYIDYHDLPGLFVLNGCMASSGTLLEWFRRNFRPGASFATLDAEAARVPAGAEGLVVLPYFLGEKTPFSDPLARGSVLGLTLQHTPSHLYRALLEAVAYAFRHHVEVLESYGHRVRRYLVMDGGARSPLWRSILASVLGQEVHYLAQSAQGSAYGVGFLAGMALGQWKPEALPLEVAGSTSPEEEWREVYHTAYGLYREAYPSLQRWFAKLGGINA
- a CDS encoding SDR family oxidoreductase; this translates as MPNALVTGSGSGIGQAIAARLVKDGFRVWVSDLDPLRAEEVGRALGMPHLALDVTNRKALEEAAEQVFVNDGRLDVLVANAGVSTMNPFLKLSEEEWDFNFTVNTKGTFLTLQTFARRMAQQPLMTGRELRGKLIATASMAARQAAPLLAHYSASKFAVLGLVQAAAKELAPLRLTVNAVNPGFVQTSMQEREVAWEARLRGMSAEAVLEDYVRQTPLGRLQRPEDVAAAIAFLAGPDADFITGEALEVNGGAWIF
- a CDS encoding carbohydrate ABC transporter permease, which gives rise to MVGPGSSNRLLAQLAHLGLWLFSLTFLLPLGWLLLRSLSPEGQPFSLGGLTLDNFVRLIQGPFGLGLRNSLWVGAWVVALGLPLAALLGYALARYQLGGHTLRFGVLATQMLPPIVLALPLFAIFRALGWSGSLWGLVIAYLAFALPFMTWLLMGFFRTFPRELEEAARVDGAGSLYIFARIVLPLSIPGLFAAGVMGFLLSWNEFLFALLLSGRESQTVPVVLSTFITQRGVLFAQVAAGVVLAVLPVALLARVIDRYLVEGLTMGAVK
- a CDS encoding extracellular solute-binding protein, which produces MKWLAVFGVLLGLALAQGVTLQALMEDVPETQIIEKLLPDFEQKTGIKVVFEKVQYGAMHDKLVSQLLAPQSSYDFLQVDFLWAGEFPAAGWLEPLEPYVRKSNFDLSAYYPSMLDLVGYYQKTLYMIPMYNYAMGLIYRKDLLARKDLQDKFRAQFKAPLVLPKTLEAYLQVAGFMHKNAGVSGAAMQGQRGDPNFMEFSNYLFAAGGRYLDDQNRVTLNSAAGQKALQTYTQMIRNFAPRGALNFNLDDTFRVMCQGQAFSMVTYWWMLPQLDNAQQCPKVAGKVALAPMPGGKGVNGGWGWAIPKNSAQKDAAWQFIAWVESPEIVLKRALAGHAPTRKDVFQNAEVLRKYPYYREAQAIIAGAQKVPIFAYTAEMEDVVGREISLAAGGQKGTAAALQDAARGLEALLRKAGLR
- a CDS encoding DeoR/GlpR family DNA-binding transcription regulator — protein: MLASERQQALLALLKQNGALRTRDLARELGASEATIRRDLKVLSERGELQREHGGAILPEQEPPYSIKIGQNQAIKEAIARRALSYVEEGMTIILDSGTTTLALARLLSGMRLRVFALDLGVAQALAQGHTEVWIPGGLVRNGFYSLTSQWALDGLAQIRADLFFLGADAFDLSEVTNHTLEEAFVKQKALAVARRTLLLADASKFGHRAVARVTPLSALYRIVTNLDHPALAQVIPVEVVHA
- a CDS encoding BtpA/SgcQ family protein; translated protein: MHKFKELFGHKPIIAMVHLEALPGTPLYQGSMEAIVERARRDLQILQEAGVSAVMFGNENDRPYELSVNPASVAAMAYVVGRLREEIRVPFGVNVLWDPMASMALAAATGAGFVREVFTGLYGSDMGLWAGRAAEALRYRRLLGRDDLFLLYNVSAEFASPLDSRSLVERARSAVFSSLADAVLVSGPMTGEGARLEHLREVKAALPTIPVLANTGVRHETVADVLEVADGAIVGTALKREGHTWNEVDPERVQQFMAIVRRARGS